A window of the Salvelinus alpinus chromosome 3, SLU_Salpinus.1, whole genome shotgun sequence genome harbors these coding sequences:
- the LOC139570747 gene encoding nuclear receptor coactivator 4-like isoform X1, which translates to MFFPVKRGAVDFAGVYYIFKTTELVTSMSSKSKVQYKGKRMFTVEEREKATLRQCVQARCQLEEAIGGVTRAEVQLKDNSREVKSQLQTCISRHLESMRSREVWLLEQIDLVQQLKGEALQAQLHQLHSLRGQFDILIHQLGNFNSNDLANQLTGCMEKLSSLNLTPEETPEMSFQADTRSLRQAITSFGTIATQHVEGGPVLNIASQGSNASERHWLQQGCPIAAKKQRVESAPLADWLLGNRPETTAPVGYHLSKNPQDWLITRRDVQSSCPMAPFDFLKAWGQLNDLEMWLQKTPIRERTSCSTSSSSTFSIEKIDESELDMALEEEVGQEEGEEERAKTDELSDWLITPASVAKETTSKSCQASEPDRWKQIFKPFQEVFSSSEWLLKSDCGSCCATHTKPVAIENLGNLLCLKTLQASAAITPATTTPQTPNTPSSVEIWLQQAIPVQQSCKANESCSSYSQCVCDKNCGKEALCAWLLKKEGRDKNGVSVDKNNPSKQSILEYQEQEQNVQAILEAWLYPSEPRKTMGSTSPVMSSLSAWLSPPASQGEKASMEEHSSQFNGPKSESPLSKPLQPECWVLPENTHSSTAATPSQETTKEQPSIEPEEDKWLLRKRANAQERLAPPTVCDLFSSMKIGGDKEKWLHRVPIQM; encoded by the exons ATGTTTTTCCCGGTGAAAAGAGGAGCAGTTGACTTTGCCGGGGTTTATTATATTTTTAAAACCACTGAGCTAGTTACATCGATGTCTTCTAAGTCAAAAGTGCAATACAAGGGGAAAAG AATGTTTACTGTGGAGGAGCGAGAGAAGGCCACCCTCAGGCAGTGTGTGCAGGCCCGCTGTCAGCTGGAGGAGGCCATCGGCGGGGTGACGAGGGCTGAGGTCCAGCTCAAGGATAACTCCAGAGAG GTGAAGTCCCAGCTTCAGACCTGTATCAGCAGACACCTGGAGTCTATGCGTTCCCGTGAGGTGTGGCTGCTGGAGCAGATTGACCTTGTGCAGCAGCTAAAGGGAGAGGCTCTGCAGGCACAGCTACATCAGCTTCACTCG CTCCGGGGCCAGTTTGACATTCTCATCCATCAGCTGGGAAACTTCAACAGCAACGACCTGGCCAACCAGCTCACCGGCTGCATGGAAAA GTTATCTTCTCTGAACCTGACTCCTGAGGAAACCCCTGAGATGAGCTTCCAGGCTGACACTCGTTCCCTGCGCCAGGCCATCACCTCCTTTGGCACCATTGCCACCCAG CACGTGGAAGGAGGCCCTGTGCTGAATATCGCCTCTCAAGGCTCAAATGCCAGCGAGCGACACTGGCTTCAGCAGGGTTGTCCAATCGCAGCTAAGAAACAG AGGGTGGAGTCTGCACCTCTTGCCGACTGGCTCCTTGGAAACCGTCCAGAGACTACCGCCCCAGTTGGATACCACTTGAGCAAGAACCCACAGGATTGGTTGATCACCCGCAGGGATGTTCAG TCATCTTGCCCCATGGCCCCCTTTGACTTCCTTAAGGCCTGGGGCCAGCTGAATGATCTGGAGATGTGGCTACAAAAGACTCCCATCAGAGAGAGAACCAGCTGTAGCACCAGCAGCAGCTCAACCTTCTCCATCGAGAAAATCGATGAGTCTGAGTTAGACATGGCTCTGGAGGAAGAGGTGGGccaagaggaaggggaggaagagcgGGCTAAGACGGATGAACTGAGCGACTGGCTCATCACCCCGGCATCTGTTGCCAAGGAAACCACCAGCAAGAGCTGCCAGGCATCTGAACCTGACAGGTGGAAGCAGATCTTCAAACCTTTCCAGGAGGTCTTCTCCTCCAGCGAGTGGCTGCTCAAATCTGACTGCGGATCGTGCTGTGCGACCCACACCAAGCCTGTGGCGATTGAGAACCTGGGCAATCTCTTGTGCCTGAAGACCCTCCAAGCCTCAGCAGCCATCACCCCCGCCACCACCACACCCCAAACCCCCAACACACCCAGCTCTGTGGAGATCTGGCTGCAGCAGGCTATTCCAGTACAGCAGTCATGCAAAGCCAACGAGTCCTGCTCCAGctactctcagtgtgtgtgtgacaagaaCTGCGGCAAAGAAGCCCTCTGCGCCTGGCTCCTCAAGAAGGAGGGTCGGGACAAGAACGGGGTCTCTGTGGACAAGAACAACCCCAGCAAGCAGTCCATCCTCGAATATCAAGAGCAAGAACAGAATGTTCAGGCCATCCTGGAGGCCTGGCTCTACCCTAGCGAGCCTCGCAAGACCATGGGCTCCACATCCCCAGTCATGTCATCCCTCTCAGCCTGGTTGTCTCCACCAGCCTCCCAGGGTGAAAAGGCCAGCATGGAGGAACACAGCTCCCAGTTCAATGGCCCCAAGTCAGAAAGTCCTTTAAGCAAACCACTGCAGCCAGAGTGCTGGGTTTTacctgagaacacacacagtagCACCGCTGCCACACCAAGTCAGGAGACAACAAAGGAGCAACCCAGCATAGAACCAGAGGAAGACAAGTGGCTTCTACGCAAGAGGGCCAATGCTCAG GAGCGACTTGCCCCTCCCACAGTATGTGATCTATTTTCCTCTATGAAAATCGGTGGAGACAAAGAGAAGTGGCTACACAGGGTCCCTATACAG ATGTGA
- the LOC139570747 gene encoding nuclear receptor coactivator 4-like isoform X2 has product MTTQHGSSTKHGTNIIGNRQQHKGMFTVEEREKATLRQCVQARCQLEEAIGGVTRAEVQLKDNSREVKSQLQTCISRHLESMRSREVWLLEQIDLVQQLKGEALQAQLHQLHSLRGQFDILIHQLGNFNSNDLANQLTGCMEKLSSLNLTPEETPEMSFQADTRSLRQAITSFGTIATQHVEGGPVLNIASQGSNASERHWLQQGCPIAAKKQRVESAPLADWLLGNRPETTAPVGYHLSKNPQDWLITRRDVQSSCPMAPFDFLKAWGQLNDLEMWLQKTPIRERTSCSTSSSSTFSIEKIDESELDMALEEEVGQEEGEEERAKTDELSDWLITPASVAKETTSKSCQASEPDRWKQIFKPFQEVFSSSEWLLKSDCGSCCATHTKPVAIENLGNLLCLKTLQASAAITPATTTPQTPNTPSSVEIWLQQAIPVQQSCKANESCSSYSQCVCDKNCGKEALCAWLLKKEGRDKNGVSVDKNNPSKQSILEYQEQEQNVQAILEAWLYPSEPRKTMGSTSPVMSSLSAWLSPPASQGEKASMEEHSSQFNGPKSESPLSKPLQPECWVLPENTHSSTAATPSQETTKEQPSIEPEEDKWLLRKRANAQERLAPPTVCDLFSSMKIGGDKEKWLHRVPIQM; this is encoded by the exons atgacaacacagcatggtagcagcacaaaacatggtacaaacattattgggaacagacaacagcacaaagg AATGTTTACTGTGGAGGAGCGAGAGAAGGCCACCCTCAGGCAGTGTGTGCAGGCCCGCTGTCAGCTGGAGGAGGCCATCGGCGGGGTGACGAGGGCTGAGGTCCAGCTCAAGGATAACTCCAGAGAG GTGAAGTCCCAGCTTCAGACCTGTATCAGCAGACACCTGGAGTCTATGCGTTCCCGTGAGGTGTGGCTGCTGGAGCAGATTGACCTTGTGCAGCAGCTAAAGGGAGAGGCTCTGCAGGCACAGCTACATCAGCTTCACTCG CTCCGGGGCCAGTTTGACATTCTCATCCATCAGCTGGGAAACTTCAACAGCAACGACCTGGCCAACCAGCTCACCGGCTGCATGGAAAA GTTATCTTCTCTGAACCTGACTCCTGAGGAAACCCCTGAGATGAGCTTCCAGGCTGACACTCGTTCCCTGCGCCAGGCCATCACCTCCTTTGGCACCATTGCCACCCAG CACGTGGAAGGAGGCCCTGTGCTGAATATCGCCTCTCAAGGCTCAAATGCCAGCGAGCGACACTGGCTTCAGCAGGGTTGTCCAATCGCAGCTAAGAAACAG AGGGTGGAGTCTGCACCTCTTGCCGACTGGCTCCTTGGAAACCGTCCAGAGACTACCGCCCCAGTTGGATACCACTTGAGCAAGAACCCACAGGATTGGTTGATCACCCGCAGGGATGTTCAG TCATCTTGCCCCATGGCCCCCTTTGACTTCCTTAAGGCCTGGGGCCAGCTGAATGATCTGGAGATGTGGCTACAAAAGACTCCCATCAGAGAGAGAACCAGCTGTAGCACCAGCAGCAGCTCAACCTTCTCCATCGAGAAAATCGATGAGTCTGAGTTAGACATGGCTCTGGAGGAAGAGGTGGGccaagaggaaggggaggaagagcgGGCTAAGACGGATGAACTGAGCGACTGGCTCATCACCCCGGCATCTGTTGCCAAGGAAACCACCAGCAAGAGCTGCCAGGCATCTGAACCTGACAGGTGGAAGCAGATCTTCAAACCTTTCCAGGAGGTCTTCTCCTCCAGCGAGTGGCTGCTCAAATCTGACTGCGGATCGTGCTGTGCGACCCACACCAAGCCTGTGGCGATTGAGAACCTGGGCAATCTCTTGTGCCTGAAGACCCTCCAAGCCTCAGCAGCCATCACCCCCGCCACCACCACACCCCAAACCCCCAACACACCCAGCTCTGTGGAGATCTGGCTGCAGCAGGCTATTCCAGTACAGCAGTCATGCAAAGCCAACGAGTCCTGCTCCAGctactctcagtgtgtgtgtgacaagaaCTGCGGCAAAGAAGCCCTCTGCGCCTGGCTCCTCAAGAAGGAGGGTCGGGACAAGAACGGGGTCTCTGTGGACAAGAACAACCCCAGCAAGCAGTCCATCCTCGAATATCAAGAGCAAGAACAGAATGTTCAGGCCATCCTGGAGGCCTGGCTCTACCCTAGCGAGCCTCGCAAGACCATGGGCTCCACATCCCCAGTCATGTCATCCCTCTCAGCCTGGTTGTCTCCACCAGCCTCCCAGGGTGAAAAGGCCAGCATGGAGGAACACAGCTCCCAGTTCAATGGCCCCAAGTCAGAAAGTCCTTTAAGCAAACCACTGCAGCCAGAGTGCTGGGTTTTacctgagaacacacacagtagCACCGCTGCCACACCAAGTCAGGAGACAACAAAGGAGCAACCCAGCATAGAACCAGAGGAAGACAAGTGGCTTCTACGCAAGAGGGCCAATGCTCAG GAGCGACTTGCCCCTCCCACAGTATGTGATCTATTTTCCTCTATGAAAATCGGTGGAGACAAAGAGAAGTGGCTACACAGGGTCCCTATACAG ATGTGA
- the LOC139570747 gene encoding nuclear receptor coactivator 4-like isoform X3, whose translation MFTVEEREKATLRQCVQARCQLEEAIGGVTRAEVQLKDNSREVKSQLQTCISRHLESMRSREVWLLEQIDLVQQLKGEALQAQLHQLHSLRGQFDILIHQLGNFNSNDLANQLTGCMEKLSSLNLTPEETPEMSFQADTRSLRQAITSFGTIATQHVEGGPVLNIASQGSNASERHWLQQGCPIAAKKQRVESAPLADWLLGNRPETTAPVGYHLSKNPQDWLITRRDVQSSCPMAPFDFLKAWGQLNDLEMWLQKTPIRERTSCSTSSSSTFSIEKIDESELDMALEEEVGQEEGEEERAKTDELSDWLITPASVAKETTSKSCQASEPDRWKQIFKPFQEVFSSSEWLLKSDCGSCCATHTKPVAIENLGNLLCLKTLQASAAITPATTTPQTPNTPSSVEIWLQQAIPVQQSCKANESCSSYSQCVCDKNCGKEALCAWLLKKEGRDKNGVSVDKNNPSKQSILEYQEQEQNVQAILEAWLYPSEPRKTMGSTSPVMSSLSAWLSPPASQGEKASMEEHSSQFNGPKSESPLSKPLQPECWVLPENTHSSTAATPSQETTKEQPSIEPEEDKWLLRKRANAQERLAPPTVCDLFSSMKIGGDKEKWLHRVPIQM comes from the exons ATGTTTACTGTGGAGGAGCGAGAGAAGGCCACCCTCAGGCAGTGTGTGCAGGCCCGCTGTCAGCTGGAGGAGGCCATCGGCGGGGTGACGAGGGCTGAGGTCCAGCTCAAGGATAACTCCAGAGAG GTGAAGTCCCAGCTTCAGACCTGTATCAGCAGACACCTGGAGTCTATGCGTTCCCGTGAGGTGTGGCTGCTGGAGCAGATTGACCTTGTGCAGCAGCTAAAGGGAGAGGCTCTGCAGGCACAGCTACATCAGCTTCACTCG CTCCGGGGCCAGTTTGACATTCTCATCCATCAGCTGGGAAACTTCAACAGCAACGACCTGGCCAACCAGCTCACCGGCTGCATGGAAAA GTTATCTTCTCTGAACCTGACTCCTGAGGAAACCCCTGAGATGAGCTTCCAGGCTGACACTCGTTCCCTGCGCCAGGCCATCACCTCCTTTGGCACCATTGCCACCCAG CACGTGGAAGGAGGCCCTGTGCTGAATATCGCCTCTCAAGGCTCAAATGCCAGCGAGCGACACTGGCTTCAGCAGGGTTGTCCAATCGCAGCTAAGAAACAG AGGGTGGAGTCTGCACCTCTTGCCGACTGGCTCCTTGGAAACCGTCCAGAGACTACCGCCCCAGTTGGATACCACTTGAGCAAGAACCCACAGGATTGGTTGATCACCCGCAGGGATGTTCAG TCATCTTGCCCCATGGCCCCCTTTGACTTCCTTAAGGCCTGGGGCCAGCTGAATGATCTGGAGATGTGGCTACAAAAGACTCCCATCAGAGAGAGAACCAGCTGTAGCACCAGCAGCAGCTCAACCTTCTCCATCGAGAAAATCGATGAGTCTGAGTTAGACATGGCTCTGGAGGAAGAGGTGGGccaagaggaaggggaggaagagcgGGCTAAGACGGATGAACTGAGCGACTGGCTCATCACCCCGGCATCTGTTGCCAAGGAAACCACCAGCAAGAGCTGCCAGGCATCTGAACCTGACAGGTGGAAGCAGATCTTCAAACCTTTCCAGGAGGTCTTCTCCTCCAGCGAGTGGCTGCTCAAATCTGACTGCGGATCGTGCTGTGCGACCCACACCAAGCCTGTGGCGATTGAGAACCTGGGCAATCTCTTGTGCCTGAAGACCCTCCAAGCCTCAGCAGCCATCACCCCCGCCACCACCACACCCCAAACCCCCAACACACCCAGCTCTGTGGAGATCTGGCTGCAGCAGGCTATTCCAGTACAGCAGTCATGCAAAGCCAACGAGTCCTGCTCCAGctactctcagtgtgtgtgtgacaagaaCTGCGGCAAAGAAGCCCTCTGCGCCTGGCTCCTCAAGAAGGAGGGTCGGGACAAGAACGGGGTCTCTGTGGACAAGAACAACCCCAGCAAGCAGTCCATCCTCGAATATCAAGAGCAAGAACAGAATGTTCAGGCCATCCTGGAGGCCTGGCTCTACCCTAGCGAGCCTCGCAAGACCATGGGCTCCACATCCCCAGTCATGTCATCCCTCTCAGCCTGGTTGTCTCCACCAGCCTCCCAGGGTGAAAAGGCCAGCATGGAGGAACACAGCTCCCAGTTCAATGGCCCCAAGTCAGAAAGTCCTTTAAGCAAACCACTGCAGCCAGAGTGCTGGGTTTTacctgagaacacacacagtagCACCGCTGCCACACCAAGTCAGGAGACAACAAAGGAGCAACCCAGCATAGAACCAGAGGAAGACAAGTGGCTTCTACGCAAGAGGGCCAATGCTCAG GAGCGACTTGCCCCTCCCACAGTATGTGATCTATTTTCCTCTATGAAAATCGGTGGAGACAAAGAGAAGTGGCTACACAGGGTCCCTATACAG ATGTGA